One Carassius auratus strain Wakin unplaced genomic scaffold, ASM336829v1 scaf_tig00217171, whole genome shotgun sequence genomic window carries:
- the LOC113100099 gene encoding olfactory receptor 51E2-like encodes MSSMQSNSSANVTFVRPATFFIKGFSNVPHVKYYYMFLSLVYVVTVLGNSFIMCIIYLARRLHTAKYIAVFHLALSDLCGSSALIPKVIDTFLFEHQVVSYDACLANMFFVYHFMNLQSLTLLVLAYDRLVAICFPLRYHAIVTKPAMFLIIGVIWSFSVTFFSVLVGLVNRLSFCRSNVIDSHFCDQGLIYKLACNDNSINILMGKISFGLLMCTPLILIIISYFCIALALLKIAHGADRIKAMKTCTSHLMLVAIGYLPLISNNIAALTTSIDPNTRIINNSLRQVIPSMLNPIIYTLKTEEVMQSIKEMYKRNKVYTTQERRIKCICKI; translated from the coding sequence ATGAGCTCCATGCAATCAAACTCCTCTGCAAATGTGACCTTTGTTCGTCCTGCAACATTCTTTATAAAAGGCTTTTCTAATGTTCCACATGTGAAATACTACTATATGTTCTTGTCTTTAGTGTATGTTGTGACTGTTTTAGGGAATTCATTTATCATGTGTATCATTTATTTGGCCCGCAGACTTCACACAGCCAAATACATTGCTGTTTTCCATTTGGCACTTTCTGATCTGTGTGGAAGCTCAGCTTTGATTCCAAAAGTCAttgacacatttttatttgagCATCAGGTTGTTTCATATGATGCATGTTTGGCAAATATGTTTTTTGTATATCACTTCATGAATCTGCAGTCTTTGACACTACTTGTTTTGGCTTATGACAGACTGGTTGCTATTTGTTTTCCTCTCCGCTATCATGCAATTGTAACCAAACCAGCCATGTTTCTGATCATAGGGGTGATTTGGAGTTTTTCTGTTACCTTTTTTTCTGTACTTGTAGGTTTGGTGAATAGACTCTCGTTTTGTAGATCTAATGTGATTGATAGTCATTTTTGTGATCAAGGCCTTATCTATAAACTAGCTTGTAATGATAATTCTATAAATATTTTGATGGGAAAAATTAGCTTTGGTCTCCTCATGTGCACACCACTTATACTGATCATCATTTCATATTTCTGCATTGCTCTGGCTCTGCTTAAGATTGCTCATGGTGCTGACCGGATCAAGGCCATGAAAACCTGCACCTCACATCTCATGTTGGTGGCAATCGGTTATCTCCCACTTATAAGCAATAATATTGCAGCCTTAACAACATCTATTGATCCAAACACCCGAATAATTAACAACTCTTTGAGACAGGTAATACCATCTATGTTAAATCCCATAATATACACTCTAAAGACAGAGGAGGTCATGCAGTCCataaaagaaatgtacaaacgCAATAAGGTATACACAACTCAAGAAAGaagaataaaatgcatttgtaaaatttaa
- the LOC113100103 gene encoding olfactory receptor 2A12-like, producing MSSIQSDSSANVTFVRPATFFINGFFNIPHAKYYYVFLSLVYVVTVLGNSFIMCIIYLARRLHTAKYIAVFHLAFSDLCGSSALIPKVIDTFLFKHQDISYDACLANMFFVFHFMNLQSLTLLVLSYDRLVAICFPLQYHAIVTKPAMFLIIGVMWSFSMIFFSVFVGLVNSLSFCGSNVLDSYFCDYRPVYSLACNDNSMNILMGRIGSSLLIFMPLILIFISYFCIALALLKIAHGVDRIKAMKTCSSHLILVAIFYIPILSNNIASLKTPFDPDTRIINNSLTQTMPPMLNPIIYTLKTEEVMQSIKELYKRSKDNITTERRIKCSRRN from the coding sequence ATGAGCTCCATACAGTCAGACTCCTCTGCAAATGTGACCTTTGTTCGTCCTGCAACTTTTTTTATCAATGGCTTTTTTAATATCCCACATGCAAAATACTACTATGTGTTCTTGTCTTTAGTGTATGTTGTGACTGTTTTAGGGAATTCATTTATCATGTGTATCATTTATTTGGCCCGCAGACTTCACACAGCCAAATACATTGCTGTTTTCCATCTGGCTTTTTCTGATCTGTGTGGAAGCTCAGCTTTGATTCCAAAAGTCAttgacacatttttattcaagcaCCAGGACATTTCATATGATGCATGTTTGGCaaatatgttttttgtatttcatttcatgAATCTGCAGTCTTTAACACTACTTGTCTTGTCTTATGACAGACTAGTTGCTATTTGTTTTCCTCTACAGTACCATGCCATTGTAACCAAACCAGCAATGTTTCTGATCATAGGGGTGATGTGGAGCTTTTCtatgatatttttttctgtatttgtagGTTTGGTGAATAGTCTCTCCTTTTGTGGATCTAATGTGCTTGAtagttatttttgtgattatcGCCCTGTCTATAGTTTAGCCTGTAATGATAATTCTATGAATATTTTGATGGGAAGAATAGGCAGTAGTCTGCTTATTTTCATGCCACTGATATTGATCTTCATTTCATATTTCTGCATTGCTCTGGCTCTGCTTAAGATTGCTCATGGTGTTGACCGGATCAAAGCCATGAAAACCTGCAGCTCACATCTCATATTGGTGGCAATTTTTTATATTCCAATTTTAAGCAATAATATTGCATCCCTAAAAACACCTTTTGATCCTGACACCCGGATAATTAACAATTCCCTGACACAGACAATGCCCCCTATGCTGAATCCCATCATATACACTCTAAAGACAGAGGAGGTCATGCAGTCCATAAAAGAACTGTACAAACGCAGCAAAGATAACATAACTACAGAAAGAAGAATAAAATGCAGTaggagaaattaa